From the genome of Glycine max cultivar Williams 82 chromosome 2, Glycine_max_v4.0, whole genome shotgun sequence, one region includes:
- the LOC100802523 gene encoding gibberellin-regulated protein 13, whose amino-acid sequence MTRIINIFMFYVVAMLLLLECHAEIVSCPREAPSPAPSTSPAPAPNGTTEGSLQPQDCGPRCEERCSKTHHKKPCLFFCNKCCAKCLCVPPGTYGNKEVCPCYNNWKTKRGGPKCP is encoded by the exons ATGACCAGAATCATAAACATCTTTATGTTCTACGTAGTTGCAATGCTTCTTCTTTTGGAGTGTCAT GCTGAGATTGTGAGTTGTCCACGTGAGGCTCCATCTCCAGCTCCATCTACATCTCCAGCTCCAGCTCCA AATGGCACCACTGAAGGCAGTCTTCAACCACAAG ATTGCGGTCCACGTTGCGAGGAGAGATGCTCCAAAACACACCACAAGAAGCCGTGTTTGTTCTTCTGCAATAAATGTTGTGCCAAATGCTTGTGTGTGCCACCTGGAACTTATGGTAACAAGGAGGTCTGCCCATGCTACAACAACTGGAAGACCAAAAGGGGAGGACCCAAATGCCCTTGA
- the LOC102665512 gene encoding pentatricopeptide repeat-containing protein At5g13770, chloroplastic encodes MNGQEVRIETEDADLKVSDCILSTVVNGFSKKIGILVMVKVFKELIFKGYESGQVTYASVINAYFHLEQYSKAEEVFLEMEQKGFDKCVYAYSTMIVMYGRMGRVTSAMKLVAKMKQRGCKPNVWIYNSLIDMHRRDNNLKQLEKLWKEMKRRRVAPDKVSYTTIIGAYSKAGEFETCVKLFNEYRMNGGLIDRAMAGIMVGVFSKVGLVDELLKLLQDMKAEGKRLDQRLYQSAWNAFKDVGLQIQARWMKEIFFVT; translated from the coding sequence ATGAATGGACAAGAGGTTAGGATTGAAACGGAGGATGCAGATCTCAAGGTTTCAGATTGTATACTATCTACTGTTGTCAATGGCTTCAGCAAGAAAATAGGGATTTTGGTTATGGTTAAGGTTTTCAAGGAGCTGATTTTCAAGGGTTATGAATCGGGTCAAGTCACCTATGCTTCAGTTATAAATGCATATTTCCATCTTGAGCAATATAGCAAAGCAGAAGAGGTATTTTTAGAGATGGAGCAAAAGGGGTTTGATAAATGTGTTTATGCTTACTCAACCATGATTGTGATGTATGGAAGAATGGGGAGGGTGACAAGCGCGATGAAGTTGGTAGCCAAGATGAAACAAAGAGGGTGCAAACCAAATGTGTGGATCTATAACTCCTTGATAGACATGCATAGGAGGGACAACAATTTGAAGCAGCTTGAAAAGCTGTGGAAAGAAATGAAGAGAAGAAGGGTAGCACCAGATAAGGTGAGTTATACTACCATCATTGGTGCTTATAGTAAAGCAGGTGAGTTTGAAACCTGTGTGAAGCTTTTCAACGAGTATAGGATGAATGGGGGGCTTATTGATAGGGCCATGGCAGGTATAATGGTTGGTGTGTTCTCTAAAGTTGGTCTGGTTGATGAATTGTTGAAACTCTTACAAGACATGAAAGCAGAAGGAAAAAGACTAGATCAGAGGCTGTACCAATCTGCTTGGAATGCTTTTAAAGATGTCGGGTTGCAAATTCAAGCAAGGTGGATGAAAGAGATCTTTTTTGTGACATAA